GCTCGCGCAGCGGATGCTCGCCGGCTAGGCGCTGCAGCTCGCCGACCAGCTCCCCGGCGGCGCCGCGGGCCAGATCGGCCTCGACCCGCTCTTCCAGGCAGACCAGGCGCAGCTCGTCGAGCCGGGCGATCTCGGCCTGGGCGAAGGGCTCGTAGCGGAAGTCGGCCAGCGCCGGCCCCCGCCACAGGCGCAGTGCCTCGGCCAGCGTCCCGGCGGCCTCCGCGGCGGCCCCGTCGGCCAGGGCCTGGCGTCCCTGGGCGAGCAGGCGCTCGAACCGGCTCAGGTCGACCTCGTCGGGGAAGGCGCGGAACAGGTACCCCGGCGGCCGCGTGACCAGCCGGTCCTCGGGCAGGGCGCGGCGCAGGCGGGACACGGCCGCCTGGAGCGCGTTGGCCGCGCCCGGCGGGGCGTCCTCGCCCCACAGCTCGACCAGGACGCGCTCGCTGGGCACGACCTGGTTGGCGTGCAGCACGAGCAGGGCGAGCACGGCCCGCTGGCGGGCTCCCCCGTACGCGATCGACCGCCCGCCGTCCGCCACCTCGAGCGGACCCAGGAGGCGAACCTCCATCGCTCCTCCAGGGCGCGTTGGTGCGCCGCGGGCATTCTCCCGCCCCCGCCGGGTCGGGACAACCACCGACGGTGGTCGCCGCTGTCAGCCGGCTGTCAGCGACCGGGCGCAGGCTCCGGTCCAACACCAGAAGGGGACCGGCCGGGAGCCGCCACCGCGGAGCCCAGACCACCCCCCGACCAGGGAGGAACCCATGTCGAAGCTCCTGCGAGGGATCGTGCTGGGCGCCATGCTGGCCGTCCTGAGCTCGGCGACGGCCGTCGCCGCCCAGCCTCCCGACAGCCGCAACGAGGCCGTCCAGCAGTTCCGGGCCGGCGAGCGGGCCTCGGCCGACCAGCCGGTCGTCGTCGCCGACGCCGTCCAGCAGTTCCGGGCGGGGGAGCGGGCCGCCAGCGGCCAGCTCACCCTGTCGGACAAGGCCAACCAGCAGACGCTGGCCGCCCAGCGGTACTGGTACTACCGGTCCACCCGGCCGGCGCCGGTCGCCGCCCCGGCGTCGCCGAGCGGGCAGGACGGCACCCCCGTGGGGCTGCTCGCGGCCCTGGCCGGCGCCGCCGCGCTGTCCCTCACCCTGGACGCCATGCTCGTCCGGCGCAAGGCCCGCAAGGCCACCGCCAGCACCGCCATCTGACCGACCGCCACCAACGACCCGATGGGGCTGCCGCGCCCACCCGGCAGCCCCATCGCCATGGGCGCCGGCTTTCTTGTCGGCCCCGTTGTGTCGGATGCTGGCAGGCGCGCCGGACGCCCACGACCAGGAGGACCGCCGTGATCTTCATCGCCGCCAAGTTCCAGGTGCTGCCCGAGCACGCCGACAACTGGCCGCAGATCGTCGGCGACTTCACCGCGGCCACGCGCAGCGAGCCCGGCTGTCTGTGGTTCGACTGGTCCCGCTCGGTCGAGGACCCCAACGAGTACGTCCTCGTCGAGGCCTTCCGCGACGACGCCGCCGGCGGCGCCCACGTCCAGTCCGACCACTTCAAGCAGGCCCAGCAGACCCTGCCCCGGCATCTGGCCGAGACCCCGCGGATCGTCAACTTCACGATCCCCCCAGGACGACTGGTCAGAGCTGGGCGAGCTCGCCGTTCGCTGAGGTCGGGTGGGCGCTGTTTCTGACACCCCGGCCATGGCCGATGTCGGGGCAAGGACGCGCCCTCGGCGCGTGCTGCTCTGCTGGCAAGCTCCGTGCGATTGATCGGCGCGGCCGCGTTCTTGGCGGACCTGCGGCCGCGCCGCCTTCGGCGGCAATCTCAGTCTGACCGGTCGCTACCCAGGGTGGTGTCGTGCGGCAGCACCGGAACCCCCCAAGAGCATTCTTCAGCCGCCGGCCAAGGCTCCTCCCTGCGCCGCCGTAGTTGCTGAAGAACCACTCCAGCTCCTCGATCGGTGAGGCCACAAGGGTCACGCTTCCCAGCCGCATCGGTCGTGCCGTCCCGTCACGCTGCAGTGAGACCTGGATTTGGGAGCCAGGTGCGTGCGCATGGTTCGCTGCTGGCGATGTGGTACCTGGCGTAGCCTTGGCGTTCCTTCGCACCAAGGGAGCCGACTTCATGCTGATGATCACTGAGAACGCAGGCCAGGCTATCGAGTCCATCGTGGCAAACGCCGAGCTGCCCGACGGATCGGGCCTCCGGATCGACGCCCCAGACCAGCCGCCGGCGACGCTCAACCGCAGCGGGGTACCGCTACAGCTCCAGGTCGCAAGCCAGCCCGCCGAGCAGGACCAGGTCGTCAGCGAAGGCGGCGCGAAGGTGTTCATTGCGCCCAGCGCGGCCCCGATCCTCGACGACAAGGTGCTCGACGTCCAAGTCAGTGAGGACAAGGAGCGGGTGCAGTTCGTGATCGGACCGCAGCAGGGCCAGCCAGGCGATCGGGGCTGAGCCACCACCACCATCATCGCCGCGCCCGGCTGGCTGGACGGCGGCAGTTCCCTGGATTCCGGTGACGAGGTGGTTGGAGTTGCGGGTCGGGATGCTGGCTGGCGGCCAGCACCTGGGCGACTGATCCTCGCCGCCTGGCCATCGACGACGGAGCCGCCCCGGATGAGCTGACCCCACGGGCGACGCCAGGGTTGGTTGGTAGGCAAGTTGCTACTTGCCTATAATGGGGCCGTGAGTGACGTGTACAAGGCGCTCGCCGACCCGACCAGGAGGGCGATCCTCGACGAGCTCAGCGAGCGGGACAGCCAGACCCTGTTCGAGCTCTGCGCCCGACTCGCGACCAGGCACGGACTGGGCTCGTCGCGACAGGCCATCTCCCAGCACCTCGACGTCCTGGAGTCGGCGGGCCTGGTCAAGACCAGGAGGGAGGGCAGGTACAAGTTCCACCACCTCGACACCACGCCGCTGGAGACGATCCTGGAGCGGTGGCGACCCACCCGCGGAAGGAGCAGCAGATGAGGATCTACATCACCTCGGTGCTCGTGGATGACCAGGACAAGGCGCTGGGGTTCTACACCGACGTCCTCGGGTTCCAGAAGAAGACCGATGTCCCCCTCGGCGAGGCGCGCTGGCTCACCGTGGTGTCTCCCGAGGCCCCCCAAGGCCCGGAGCTGGCCCTGGAACCCGACGCCCACCCGGCCGCCAAGCCGTACAAGGCGGCACTGGTGGCCGACGGGATCCCGGCCACCTCCTTCGCCGTCGACAACGTGCACGCCGAATTCCGGCGACTCCGCGA
Above is a window of Actinomycetota bacterium DNA encoding:
- a CDS encoding metalloregulator ArsR/SmtB family transcription factor, translated to MSDVYKALADPTRRAILDELSERDSQTLFELCARLATRHGLGSSRQAISQHLDVLESAGLVKTRREGRYKFHHLDTTPLETILERWRPTRGRSSR
- a CDS encoding VOC family protein, which produces MRIYITSVLVDDQDKALGFYTDVLGFQKKTDVPLGEARWLTVVSPEAPQGPELALEPDAHPAAKPYKAALVADGIPATSFAVDNVHAEFRRLRDLGVRFTQEPVEMGGVTTAVFDDTCGNLIQIAKA